One genomic window of Cellulophaga sp. Hel_I_12 includes the following:
- a CDS encoding bifunctional alpha,alpha-trehalose-phosphate synthase (UDP-forming)/trehalose-phosphatase — translation MSKTIIISNRLPVQLQIDNKSIKAIPSVGGLATGMKSVHQGGDSLWIGWSGLTDEEIPDGMSGKIDEALAKHGSSKVNLTADEVDGFYYGFSNRTIWPLFHYFLEYSEFELDSWETYKKVNQKFADAIVAQVKEGDIVWVHDYQLMLVPQMVKEKLPTISIGFFLHIPFPSYEIFRTLPWRTEILQGLLGADLIGFHTYDYERHFLSSVKRLLSLEVSFNEIYLEDRIIKVDSFPMGIDYKKFSDAAKAHQQKTPEKGSELQQRLDAHKASTPDAKFLLSIDRLDYSKGIAKRLNAFEYFLNKYPQYKEKVRLIILAVPSRSNVPQYQLLKREVDELVGRINGEFSTVSWTPIWYFYRSMPFENLIDLYTSSDIAWLTPIRDGMNLVAKEYIATRTDKTGVLILSEMAGSANEMNESLLINPNNFEQIADAIDQAINMPIQEQQERNDILQKRLARYNVEKWANDFMNSLKNQKEKSHAYVSKNLSNDLLNSVLKEYKNAKKRLLFIDYDGTLAAFHNDPQKASPDEELYQLLDKIASQKNTVMFLISGRDKETFTKWFLPKKYNMIVEHGVWLSKNGDDFFMLENVKKDWMEKIQPVLESFVDRTPGSFIEEKNYSLAWHYRKTDPDFGQKRASELNTVLTSLIANDDLSVLNGNKVMEIKSSNVNKGRAAMRMYGEADYDFVFAIGDDWTDEFMFQELPESAVTVKVGLQKTQAKYYVDGTKDVRTLLKRFVE, via the coding sequence ATGAGTAAAACTATCATAATCTCAAACAGACTACCTGTACAATTGCAAATTGATAATAAAAGCATAAAAGCAATACCAAGTGTGGGTGGTTTGGCTACGGGTATGAAATCTGTACATCAAGGAGGTGATAGTCTTTGGATTGGATGGAGTGGATTAACGGATGAAGAAATCCCGGATGGCATGTCGGGTAAAATTGATGAAGCCTTAGCTAAACACGGATCTTCAAAGGTAAATTTAACAGCCGATGAAGTTGATGGTTTTTATTATGGCTTTAGCAACCGAACCATTTGGCCTCTTTTTCATTACTTTTTAGAATATTCGGAGTTCGAATTAGACAGTTGGGAAACCTACAAAAAAGTAAATCAAAAATTTGCTGATGCCATTGTTGCCCAAGTAAAAGAAGGCGATATTGTTTGGGTACATGACTACCAATTAATGCTTGTACCACAGATGGTTAAAGAGAAATTACCTACTATTTCTATTGGTTTCTTTTTACATATTCCGTTTCCGTCTTATGAAATATTTAGAACTTTGCCTTGGCGTACTGAAATTTTGCAAGGTTTACTAGGGGCCGATTTAATAGGCTTCCATACCTACGATTACGAGCGGCATTTTTTAAGTTCAGTTAAGCGTTTACTTAGTTTAGAAGTTAGTTTTAATGAAATTTACTTAGAAGACCGTATCATTAAGGTGGATTCTTTCCCTATGGGCATCGATTACAAAAAGTTTAGTGATGCAGCTAAAGCACATCAGCAAAAAACACCAGAAAAAGGTTCTGAATTACAACAGCGATTAGACGCTCATAAGGCATCGACCCCTGATGCTAAGTTTTTACTTTCAATTGATCGCTTAGATTACTCCAAGGGAATTGCAAAAAGATTGAATGCCTTTGAATACTTTTTAAATAAATATCCGCAGTATAAGGAAAAAGTACGATTAATTATTTTGGCCGTACCTTCACGTAGTAACGTTCCCCAATACCAATTATTAAAAAGAGAAGTTGATGAATTGGTAGGTCGCATTAATGGTGAATTTTCTACGGTGAGTTGGACCCCCATATGGTATTTTTATAGGTCTATGCCCTTTGAGAATTTAATAGATTTGTATACCTCTTCTGATATTGCCTGGCTTACCCCTATTCGCGATGGCATGAATTTGGTAGCTAAAGAATATATCGCCACAAGAACGGATAAAACGGGAGTTTTAATTTTGAGTGAAATGGCAGGTTCAGCTAATGAAATGAACGAATCATTATTAATAAATCCGAATAATTTTGAACAAATTGCGGATGCTATTGATCAGGCTATTAATATGCCTATTCAAGAACAGCAAGAGCGAAATGATATTCTTCAAAAAAGATTAGCCCGCTACAATGTAGAAAAATGGGCCAATGATTTTATGAATTCTTTAAAAAATCAAAAAGAAAAAAGTCACGCCTATGTCTCTAAAAATCTATCGAATGACTTACTAAATTCGGTACTTAAGGAGTATAAGAACGCTAAAAAAAGATTGCTGTTTATTGATTATGATGGTACTCTAGCGGCTTTTCATAATGATCCCCAAAAAGCAAGTCCCGATGAAGAATTATACCAGCTCTTGGATAAAATAGCTTCCCAAAAGAACACCGTTATGTTTTTAATTAGCGGCAGGGATAAGGAAACCTTTACCAAGTGGTTTTTACCTAAAAAGTACAATATGATTGTGGAACATGGGGTTTGGCTTTCTAAAAACGGAGATGACTTTTTTATGCTAGAAAATGTAAAAAAAGATTGGATGGAAAAAATACAGCCAGTTTTAGAGTCTTTTGTAGATAGAACACCTGGTAGCTTTATTGAAGAAAAAAATTATTCACTAGCCTGGCATTACAGAAAAACGGATCCTGATTTTGGTCAAAAAAGAGCTTCTGAGCTCAACACCGTATTAACGAGTTTAATTGCCAATGATGACTTAAGTGTGCTTAATGGCAATAAGGTAATGGAAATTAAAAGTAGTAACGTAAATAAGGGGCGTGCGGCAATGCGCATGTATGGCGAAGCTGATTACGACTTTGTTTTTGCCATTGGCGACGACTGGACCGATGAATTTATGTTTCAAGAATTACCAGAAAGTGCTGTCACTGTGAAAGTAGGACTTCAAAAAACACAAGCTAAGTACTATGTAGATGGTACCAAGGATGTGCGTACACTTTTAAAGCGTTTTGTGGAATAA
- a CDS encoding MFS transporter, whose product MKPKPHILPLLVIAQFACTSLWFAGNAIIDDLSLKIGLTDGSMSYILSSVQFGFITGTLLFAALLIADRYSPSKVFFICAMFGALCNSSLLLENLTKEIIFFVRFGTGFFLAGIYPIGMKIAADYFDTRLGKVLGLLVGALVLGTAFPFLLTALDVNTNYTLIIKTTSLLAVLGGFIVFICIPNGPFRKPSKKLQLKAGLSLFSITAFKKSAFGYFGHMWELYAFWAFTPLAIKTYNEINTTSFSIPLWTFVVITCGALACFLGGVLSIRFGSRIVAFISLLTSGVFCLISPALFLVSPIPFLMSWCIWGMMVAADSPQFSSLVANATPLVLKGTGLTLVTCIGFALSIFSIQLLSFLSLSLNPTIIFIFLAFGPIFGLYHLKSTK is encoded by the coding sequence TTGAAACCAAAACCACACATACTTCCTTTACTGGTTATCGCTCAATTTGCATGCACTTCACTTTGGTTTGCAGGCAATGCCATTATCGACGATTTATCCCTCAAAATTGGTCTGACGGATGGTTCTATGAGTTATATTTTGTCTTCGGTTCAATTCGGGTTTATTACAGGAACTTTACTTTTTGCCGCTTTGTTAATCGCAGACCGGTATTCTCCTTCTAAAGTATTTTTTATTTGTGCGATGTTTGGCGCTTTATGTAATAGTAGCTTACTCCTTGAGAACTTAACGAAAGAAATTATTTTCTTTGTACGCTTTGGTACTGGCTTTTTTCTAGCAGGAATATACCCAATTGGTATGAAAATAGCAGCGGATTATTTTGATACCCGTTTGGGAAAAGTTTTAGGCTTATTAGTCGGTGCCCTAGTTTTAGGGACTGCTTTCCCTTTTTTATTGACTGCACTAGATGTAAATACCAACTATACCCTCATTATAAAAACAACCTCTTTATTAGCCGTTTTAGGCGGATTTATTGTATTTATATGTATTCCTAACGGTCCCTTTAGAAAACCTAGTAAAAAATTACAATTAAAAGCAGGACTCTCACTTTTCAGCATTACTGCTTTTAAAAAATCTGCTTTTGGATATTTTGGGCATATGTGGGAACTGTATGCTTTCTGGGCTTTTACCCCATTGGCTATCAAAACCTATAACGAAATTAATACTACTTCTTTTTCAATTCCCTTATGGACATTTGTCGTGATTACTTGCGGCGCTTTAGCTTGTTTTTTAGGTGGCGTTTTATCGATACGTTTTGGTAGTCGTATCGTAGCTTTTATATCGCTGCTTACTTCAGGTGTTTTTTGCCTCATCTCTCCTGCCCTTTTTCTTGTTTCTCCCATACCTTTCTTAATGAGTTGGTGCATCTGGGGCATGATGGTTGCCGCAGATTCTCCACAATTTTCTAGCCTAGTTGCCAATGCAACACCTCTAGTTTTAAAAGGAACCGGATTAACCCTAGTTACCTGTATTGGTTTTGCCTTGAGTATTTTTAGCATTCAGCTCTTATCTTTTTTATCATTAAGTCTAAATCCTACTATAATTTTTATATTTTTAGCCTTTGGTCCTATCTTTGGTTTATACCATTTAAAAAGTACAAAATAA
- a CDS encoding M28 family peptidase: protein MKNTLLAFALLTSTLFFAQTDARIYEIIDAVSADRIKKDVTRLTEFGTRNTFSDTVSTTRGIGAARRWIKSEFEAIGKDCKNCLEVFYQKDFVTTDMGSRIPNDAWIVNVVAIQKGTKYPNRYIIMSGDIDSRASDTMDFTTDAPGANDNASGMAGTIEAARVLSKYQFENSIIYVGLSGEEQGLFGGGGLAKYAKEKGWDVIGILNNDMIGNIKGVDGVISNVDFRIFSEPVPATETDRERQMRRFYGGEVDGISRQLARYVHKTVKTYMPEMNPMMIYRLDRFGRGGHHRPFNDAGFAGIRIMEAHENYTQQHQDIRTENGIEYGDVLEHVNFDYAKKLTAVNAINLASLAWAPPAPKEVKIGGIVQAAAKFEWSKVDGAAGYKIYWRDTTSPTWDHSRYVGDVSTFTLDGIVIDNFFFGVSAVGKNGFESPVVFPNGIMR, encoded by the coding sequence ATGAAAAATACCTTACTCGCCTTCGCCTTACTTACTTCTACCCTATTTTTTGCACAAACAGATGCACGAATTTATGAGATCATTGATGCCGTTTCCGCTGATCGAATCAAAAAAGATGTCACAAGACTTACTGAATTCGGCACCAGAAATACTTTTAGCGATACCGTGTCGACCACACGTGGTATTGGCGCTGCTCGCCGTTGGATAAAATCGGAATTTGAAGCTATTGGAAAGGACTGCAAAAACTGTTTAGAGGTTTTTTATCAAAAAGATTTTGTAACGACTGACATGGGCTCTCGCATTCCGAATGATGCGTGGATTGTAAATGTGGTTGCCATTCAAAAAGGAACAAAATATCCAAATCGCTATATTATTATGAGTGGTGATATTGATTCCCGTGCTAGTGATACAATGGATTTTACCACAGATGCGCCAGGCGCTAACGACAATGCTAGTGGTATGGCCGGAACTATTGAGGCTGCCAGAGTATTGTCAAAATATCAATTTGAAAATAGCATTATTTATGTAGGACTTTCAGGAGAAGAACAAGGCCTTTTTGGCGGTGGCGGTTTAGCCAAATATGCCAAAGAAAAAGGCTGGGATGTCATCGGAATATTAAACAATGATATGATTGGGAATATTAAAGGTGTTGATGGTGTTATAAGTAATGTGGATTTTAGAATTTTCTCAGAACCTGTGCCCGCCACGGAAACCGATAGAGAACGACAAATGCGACGCTTTTACGGAGGCGAGGTAGACGGAATTTCACGTCAATTAGCGCGTTACGTTCACAAAACAGTAAAGACCTACATGCCCGAAATGAACCCCATGATGATTTATCGTTTAGACCGTTTTGGTCGTGGCGGACACCACCGTCCTTTTAACGATGCAGGTTTTGCGGGTATTCGTATTATGGAGGCACATGAAAACTACACCCAACAACACCAAGATATTCGCACAGAAAATGGCATTGAATATGGCGATGTTTTAGAACATGTTAACTTTGATTATGCTAAAAAATTAACGGCTGTTAATGCCATAAATTTAGCCTCTTTAGCTTGGGCACCCCCTGCACCTAAAGAAGTAAAAATTGGAGGCATTGTACAAGCTGCAGCAAAATTCGAGTGGTCAAAGGTGGATGGAGCCGCCGGCTATAAAATATATTGGAGAGACACGACCTCACCTACTTGGGATCATAGCAGATACGTTGGGGATGTATCTACTTTTACCTTAGACGGTATCGTGATTGATAATTTCTTCTTTGGCGTCTCAGCTGTAGGTAAAAATGGCTTTGAGAGTCCCGTTGTTTTTCCTAATGGGATTATGAGGTAA
- a CDS encoding DUF1080 domain-containing protein, which translates to MKSFFNAILAFLVLLSNLCCASVHAQDDKNTFIGRWDMVIMQEAKELPSWLEISKSGRSTLVGRFVYAFGSARPIAEVKVKNGKFSFAIPVQWEPGTNDMVFEGKMIAENLEGSMVYSDGKKYDWMARRAPILEYNENIVWGTPIALFNGENLKGWRAMGENQWLVKNGILESPKSGSNLVSDATFDNFKLHVEFKYPKGSNSGIYLRGRHEVQIEDNHGLAPNNLLFGGIYGFLTPNQMAAKNPDEWQVYDITLNGQRVTIVANGKEIITDQTIPGITGGALDSNEGEPGPILIQGDHGPIAFRSIVITPEFKQ; encoded by the coding sequence ATGAAAAGCTTTTTCAACGCTATTTTAGCATTTTTAGTGCTATTATCTAATTTATGTTGTGCTTCAGTACATGCTCAGGACGATAAAAATACCTTTATAGGTCGATGGGACATGGTCATTATGCAGGAAGCTAAAGAATTACCTTCTTGGTTAGAGATTTCAAAATCAGGCAGATCAACCCTTGTGGGGCGTTTTGTCTATGCCTTTGGTAGCGCACGCCCAATTGCAGAAGTGAAAGTGAAGAATGGAAAATTTAGTTTTGCAATACCCGTTCAATGGGAGCCCGGAACAAACGATATGGTTTTTGAAGGGAAGATGATTGCCGAAAACCTTGAAGGTAGCATGGTGTATTCCGATGGAAAAAAATACGATTGGATGGCGAGACGAGCTCCTATTCTTGAATATAATGAAAATATAGTGTGGGGAACACCCATAGCCCTTTTTAATGGCGAAAACTTAAAAGGTTGGCGTGCTATGGGAGAGAACCAATGGCTGGTTAAAAATGGAATTTTAGAAAGTCCCAAATCTGGCTCTAATTTAGTTTCTGACGCAACGTTTGATAACTTTAAACTGCACGTAGAATTTAAATATCCAAAGGGCAGTAACAGCGGTATTTATTTAAGAGGTAGGCATGAGGTTCAAATCGAAGATAATCACGGGTTAGCCCCTAATAACTTATTATTTGGAGGGATTTATGGTTTTTTAACGCCCAATCAAATGGCTGCTAAAAATCCTGATGAATGGCAAGTGTATGATATTACCTTGAACGGACAACGTGTAACAATCGTTGCCAATGGTAAAGAAATAATAACAGACCAAACCATTCCTGGAATTACAGGTGGGGCGCTAGATAGTAACGAAGGTGAACCGGGTCCTATTTTAATTCAAGGAGACCATGGCCCTATCGCGTTTAGAAGTATTGTAATTACTCCAGAGTTTAAGCAATAG
- a CDS encoding M1 family metallopeptidase: MKLKASLLFFLIVSMTASAQVLVAQKQKFTKQDTLRGSITPERAWWDVNFYHLALEVEPDKKFISGTNAIRYTVLSEHNTLQIDLQAPLKIEKATQDGENLAITSDVNAHFISLNKPQIIGESNEVIVYYSGVPKEAVRAPWDGGFSWKKDENGKHFIATSCQGLGASVWWPNKDHMYDEVDSMAISVTVPKGLMNVSNGRLRSTDENETTSTFHWAVENPINNYGVNVNIGDYVHFGEKYEGEKGTLDMDYYVLKDHLDVAKKHFKDAPKMMKAFEHWFGPYPFYEDSFKLVEVPYLGMEHQSSVTYGNKYMKGYLGEDLSGTGWGMKFDFIIIHEAGHEWFANNITYKDIADMWIHESFTAYSENLFLDFYYGKEASADYVIGTRKKIKNDTPIIGPYNVNTEGSRDMYYKGANMLHTIRQLVYDDEKWRSILRGLNQEFYHQTVTTAQIENYMSNQSGLDLSKVFDQYLRSTTIPVLEYKIVGKKLSYRYTDVVEGFKMPLKVRVGKKELDLTPTENWTSQNLNGDLSSFEVPRDYYILMRKL, encoded by the coding sequence ATGAAGCTAAAAGCAAGCCTCCTATTCTTTTTAATCGTAAGCATGACGGCCAGTGCTCAGGTCTTAGTTGCTCAAAAACAAAAATTCACAAAACAAGATACCTTACGTGGTAGTATCACTCCAGAACGTGCTTGGTGGGATGTAAATTTTTATCATTTAGCACTAGAAGTTGAGCCAGACAAAAAATTTATTTCGGGTACGAATGCCATTCGCTACACGGTTCTATCTGAACATAACACTTTGCAAATTGATTTACAAGCACCCCTAAAAATTGAAAAAGCTACGCAAGATGGAGAAAATTTAGCGATAACATCGGATGTGAATGCACATTTCATTAGCTTAAACAAACCTCAAATTATAGGCGAAAGCAATGAAGTTATCGTGTATTATTCAGGGGTTCCAAAAGAGGCCGTGAGGGCTCCTTGGGATGGTGGGTTCTCGTGGAAAAAAGATGAAAACGGAAAACATTTTATAGCGACCTCTTGCCAAGGTCTAGGGGCAAGTGTTTGGTGGCCGAATAAAGACCATATGTATGACGAAGTAGATAGTATGGCTATTAGCGTTACGGTGCCAAAGGGTTTAATGAATGTATCAAACGGCAGACTGCGTTCCACGGACGAAAATGAAACCACAAGCACCTTTCACTGGGCCGTTGAAAACCCAATAAATAACTACGGGGTTAATGTAAATATTGGCGATTATGTTCATTTTGGTGAAAAATACGAGGGTGAAAAAGGTACTTTAGATATGGATTATTATGTCTTAAAAGACCATCTTGATGTAGCTAAAAAACATTTTAAAGACGCTCCAAAAATGATGAAGGCTTTTGAGCATTGGTTTGGACCTTATCCGTTTTACGAGGATAGTTTTAAACTAGTGGAAGTACCTTATCTGGGCATGGAACACCAAAGTTCTGTCACCTATGGAAATAAGTATATGAAAGGCTATTTGGGTGAAGATTTATCTGGAACTGGCTGGGGAATGAAATTCGATTTTATTATCATTCACGAGGCAGGTCATGAATGGTTTGCTAATAATATCACCTATAAAGATATTGCAGATATGTGGATTCACGAAAGCTTTACGGCCTATTCTGAAAATTTGTTTCTAGATTTTTACTACGGAAAAGAAGCTTCGGCGGATTATGTGATTGGCACCCGAAAAAAAATTAAAAATGATACGCCCATCATTGGACCCTATAATGTAAATACCGAAGGTAGTAGGGATATGTATTACAAAGGGGCCAATATGCTCCATACCATACGCCAGCTAGTCTATGATGATGAAAAATGGCGTTCTATTCTTAGAGGTCTTAACCAAGAGTTTTACCACCAAACCGTAACTACTGCACAAATTGAAAATTATATGAGTAATCAATCCGGACTGGATTTATCTAAAGTATTCGACCAATATTTACGATCGACTACCATTCCAGTTTTAGAATATAAAATAGTTGGTAAAAAACTAAGCTACCGATATACTGACGTGGTGGAAGGTTTTAAAATGCCCTTAAAAGTAAGGGTAGGCAAAAAAGAATTAGACCTTACACCTACTGAAAATTGGACAAGCCAAAACCTAAATGGTGATTTGTCATCCTTTGAAGTGCCAAGAGACTATTATATACTAATGCGAAAACTGTAA
- a CDS encoding S9 family peptidase: MLYTSKILSVFLLLFYSALTLAQDAQQAITIEKILALKSVSDVQISPDGKWVAYTVSENDLKKDKRLKRVYIIPITGGEAIAITGKEYSASQPRWSADNKYLSFLASKGENEKTQVWLSNRLGGDSEVLTKIPQGVNEHEWSPTENKLLLVLTDPKPEELTADKEDDKKVKPYVIDRRQFKQDYVGYLDRYRNHVYTLTPGDSLATQLTFGDFDDSAPVWSPDGKKIAFVSNRTEDPDGNADTNIWVVSASGQNSDKTLVQVTTNPNKDDSPTWSPDGKSIAYRTVLNGKILWYAGEKLAISPAIGGKARVLTESLDRNISMPKFTADGTAVLFLLEENGASVLASVGLKGENLKRVISGNISVGNYALKGETIVPLLGKVDLSNNLYTYEKNKLKELTTVNDALLASTKKPIIEKINYNSTDGTPIEGFVVKPIDFDASKKYPTILWIHGGPTAQYDFSFDTEPQLFAAQGYVVLLINPRGSTGYGEAFCKAIFADWGNLDYQDVMSGVDYAITQGYADPDLLTVGGWSYGGILTNYVITKTNRFKAALSGASEALYRANYGHDHYQLTWEQELGLPWENKDAWERISPYNDVAKILTPTLWMGGSDDWNVPILNSEQMYMAMKRLGRETQLIVYPGEHHGIQRPSFQKDRFERYLAWMKKYVK, translated from the coding sequence ATGCTGTATACATCAAAAATATTATCCGTATTTCTTTTACTATTTTACAGCGCCTTGACCCTAGCTCAAGACGCGCAACAAGCCATTACTATTGAAAAAATACTCGCTCTTAAGTCGGTTTCAGATGTACAGATAAGTCCTGATGGGAAATGGGTGGCGTATACGGTTTCAGAAAATGATTTAAAAAAAGACAAAAGATTAAAAAGAGTTTATATCATTCCTATCACCGGCGGTGAGGCTATTGCCATTACAGGCAAAGAATATTCTGCAAGTCAACCACGTTGGAGCGCCGACAACAAGTACCTATCTTTCTTGGCCAGTAAAGGTGAAAATGAAAAAACTCAAGTTTGGCTTTCTAACCGTTTAGGCGGCGATTCAGAGGTACTCACCAAAATTCCACAAGGCGTAAATGAACATGAATGGTCCCCTACCGAAAATAAATTATTACTGGTACTAACAGATCCAAAACCAGAAGAATTAACAGCTGATAAGGAAGATGACAAAAAAGTAAAACCTTATGTTATAGATCGCAGGCAGTTTAAACAAGACTATGTTGGCTATCTTGATCGGTATCGAAATCATGTGTATACCTTAACTCCTGGTGATAGTTTAGCAACGCAGTTAACTTTTGGTGATTTTGATGATAGCGCTCCTGTCTGGAGTCCGGACGGTAAAAAAATTGCTTTTGTCAGCAATAGAACTGAAGATCCTGATGGAAATGCAGATACGAATATCTGGGTAGTTTCTGCATCAGGACAAAATAGTGATAAAACCTTAGTGCAAGTAACCACTAATCCAAATAAAGACGATTCACCAACGTGGAGTCCTGATGGAAAATCTATTGCCTATAGAACCGTTTTAAATGGAAAAATTCTGTGGTATGCAGGTGAAAAATTAGCTATTTCTCCGGCTATTGGTGGGAAAGCGCGTGTATTAACCGAAAGTTTAGATCGTAATATTAGCATGCCAAAATTTACTGCTGACGGTACCGCTGTTCTTTTTCTTTTAGAAGAAAATGGCGCTAGCGTGTTAGCTTCGGTTGGCTTAAAAGGTGAAAACCTTAAACGAGTTATTTCGGGGAATATAAGTGTCGGCAATTATGCTTTAAAAGGAGAAACAATTGTTCCTCTTTTAGGAAAAGTAGATCTTTCAAATAACCTATATACCTATGAAAAAAATAAATTAAAAGAACTCACCACAGTCAATGATGCTCTTTTAGCCAGTACTAAAAAACCAATCATTGAAAAAATTAATTATAATAGTACGGATGGCACTCCTATTGAAGGTTTTGTGGTAAAACCAATAGATTTTGATGCCTCAAAAAAATATCCTACCATTTTATGGATTCATGGCGGACCCACAGCCCAATACGATTTTTCATTTGATACTGAACCACAATTGTTTGCTGCTCAAGGTTATGTTGTATTGCTTATTAATCCCCGAGGATCAACTGGGTATGGGGAAGCGTTTTGTAAAGCTATATTCGCCGATTGGGGTAATTTAGATTACCAAGATGTGATGTCAGGTGTAGATTATGCCATTACCCAAGGCTATGCAGACCCTGATTTATTGACTGTTGGGGGTTGGTCTTATGGCGGTATTTTAACCAATTATGTCATTACCAAAACCAATCGCTTTAAAGCTGCTTTATCGGGTGCTAGCGAAGCGCTGTATCGTGCAAATTATGGACACGACCATTATCAGCTCACTTGGGAACAAGAATTAGGCTTGCCTTGGGAAAATAAAGATGCCTGGGAACGTATTTCTCCCTATAACGATGTGGCTAAAATACTAACGCCTACCCTATGGATGGGTGGTAGCGATGATTGGAATGTGCCTATTTTAAATTCAGAACAAATGTATATGGCCATGAAAAGATTAGGCAGAGAAACCCAATTAATTGTCTATCCTGGTGAACACCACGGTATTCAAAGGCCTTCTTTTCAAAAGGATAGATTTGAAAGGTATTTGGCATGGATGAAAAAGTATGTGAAATAA
- a CDS encoding DUF4199 domain-containing protein, producing the protein MEKIRLEIKWAMLFIVMTLLWMVLEKLVGLHSTRIDLHMYLTNLFAIPAILVYVFALKEKKKKDFKGQMTFKQGLFSGLIMTLIITLFAPLTQWIISTIITPEYFPNVIAHSVETGYHSTLEEAQAYFNLNNYMVQSTIGTLIMGVVTTLIVAFFLKTKVRT; encoded by the coding sequence ATGGAAAAAATTAGACTTGAGATCAAATGGGCAATGCTATTTATAGTGATGACCCTTCTTTGGATGGTACTAGAGAAACTAGTGGGCTTACATAGCACGCGTATTGACTTACATATGTATTTGACCAACTTGTTTGCTATTCCTGCAATATTGGTTTATGTATTCGCTTTAAAGGAGAAGAAGAAAAAAGACTTCAAGGGTCAAATGACTTTTAAACAAGGCCTGTTTTCAGGACTGATCATGACCCTTATTATTACCTTATTTGCGCCACTTACGCAATGGATTATTTCAACGATAATTACTCCGGAGTATTTCCCAAATGTCATTGCTCATTCGGTGGAAACTGGATATCATAGCACTTTGGAAGAGGCTCAAGCCTACTTTAATTTAAATAATTATATGGTACAAAGCACCATAGGTACGTTGATAATGGGCGTCGTAACGACATTAATCGTGGCGTTTTTTTTAAAGACCAAAGTGAGGACGTAA